In one Macaca fascicularis isolate 582-1 chromosome 6, T2T-MFA8v1.1 genomic region, the following are encoded:
- the AMACR gene encoding alpha-methylacyl-CoA racemase isoform X4, whose translation MALQGILVLELAGLAPGPFCAMVLADFGARVVRVERPGSHYDVSRLGRGKRSLALDLKQPRGAAVLRRLCARSDVLLEPFRSGVMEKLQLGPEILQRDNPKLIYARLTGFGQSGSFSRLAGHDINYLALSGGRNSIFKFFSVENSEIKSVGSTSRTEHIGWWSTFLYDLQDSRWGIHGCWSNRTPVLRAADQRTWTKV comes from the exons ATGGCACTGCAGGGCATCTTGGTCTTGGAACTGGCCGGCCTGGCCCCGGGCCCGTTCTGTGCTATGGTCCTGGCGGACTTCGGGGCGCGGGTGGTGCGCGTGGAGCGGCCGGGCTCCCATTACGACGTGAGCCGCTTGGGCCGGGGCAAGCGCTCGCTGGCGCTGGACCTGAAGCAGCCGCGGGGAGCCGCTGTGCTGCGGCGTCTGTGCGCGCGGTCGGACGTGCTGCTGGAGCCCTTCCGCAGCG GTGTGATGGAGAAACTCCAACTCGGCCCAGAGATTCTGCAGCGGGATAATCCAAAGCTTATTTATGCCAGGCTGACTGGATTTGGCCAGTCAGGAAGCTTCTCCCGGTTAGCTGGCCATGATATCAACTATTTGGCTTTGTCAG GTGGAAGGAACAGCATATTTAAGTTCTTTTCTGTGGAAAACTCAGAAATCAAGTCTGTGGGAAGCACCTCGAGGACAGAACATATTGGATGGTGGAGCACCTTTCTATACGACTTACAGGACAGCAGATGGGGAATTCATGGCTGTTGGAGCAATAGAACCCCAGTTCTACGAGCTGCTGATCAAAG